A stretch of the Polluticoccus soli genome encodes the following:
- a CDS encoding glycosyltransferase family 2 protein, giving the protein MLKIIVPLAGSSEQFANAGYMYPKPLIEITGKPMIQLVIEYAAISVPHQFIFIIKEEDSLRYHLDNTLRLLSPGCDIVKLKKNTKGGLCSVLMGIDKISADDSIVVINGDQVFSEDFNSIYDYWAENGADAGVVTFKSVHPRWSYARIEEGMVVQTAEKNPISNHAIAGYYFFARAEQFFECAYQAILNDVQHEGSYYISPVMNEYVLRNKRVLNYAIETDKYYSFYAPHLMQEFEKQASLI; this is encoded by the coding sequence ATGCTTAAGATAATTGTTCCCCTGGCGGGATCGTCGGAGCAGTTTGCGAACGCGGGATATATGTATCCCAAGCCTTTGATCGAGATCACAGGTAAACCGATGATCCAACTGGTGATCGAGTATGCTGCCATCAGCGTGCCGCACCAGTTCATATTCATCATCAAGGAAGAAGATTCGCTGCGTTACCACCTCGACAATACGCTGAGGCTGTTGTCGCCCGGTTGCGATATCGTAAAGCTGAAAAAGAATACCAAAGGCGGGCTGTGCAGCGTGCTGATGGGTATAGACAAGATAAGTGCAGATGACAGCATCGTTGTCATTAACGGCGACCAGGTATTCAGCGAAGACTTCAATTCCATATATGACTACTGGGCCGAAAACGGCGCAGATGCAGGCGTGGTGACCTTTAAGTCGGTACACCCGCGCTGGTCGTACGCGCGTATAGAAGAAGGTATGGTAGTACAGACAGCCGAGAAAAACCCGATCAGCAACCACGCAATTGCCGGGTATTACTTCTTTGCCAGGGCCGAGCAGTTCTTTGAGTGTGCCTACCAGGCCATATTGAACGATGTGCAGCACGAAGGCAGCTACTATATATCGCCGGTGATGAACGAGTATGTGCTGCGCAACAAACGCGTGCTGAACTACGCGATAGAAACCGACAAGTACTATTCGTTTTACGCTCCGCACCTGATGCAGGAGTTTGAAAAACAAGCAAGCCTGATATAA
- a CDS encoding ABC transporter ATP-binding protein translates to MSNVVIKVEHLAKQYRLGAIGHGYLRDDVARYLAKLRGKEDPFSKIAEVNDRSTKGNSDYVWAIKDISFELRQGEVLGIVGKNGSGKSTLLKILSKVTKPTRGNIKMKGRVASLLEVGTGFNPDLTGRENIFLNGAILGMSTAEIKAKFDEIVDFSGVERYIDTPVKRYSSGMYVRLAFAVAAFLEPEILIIDEVLAVGDVEFQRKCLGKMKDVSNKEGRTVLFVSHNMGAIKGLCKSGLYLKNGMTERMGEINEVIDYFLQKDGGSFNDVGCPVREFDDNATIPIQLKKVWLTDMSGRTRSDFDVFDQVICNVEYKVREKVMGVTPIINVNRDGHELFRSFACDLDENILEGQEPDVYRYSVKLPLPLKKGFYQVSLGLGKLRVRDIDFADDALSFFVDELSFDPTNKSYTANRPGVVPALLKWEKV, encoded by the coding sequence ATGAGTAACGTAGTGATTAAAGTTGAACATCTTGCAAAGCAATACCGTTTAGGTGCCATAGGACACGGTTATCTGAGAGACGATGTCGCCAGGTACCTGGCGAAGCTGAGAGGGAAGGAAGATCCCTTTTCGAAAATAGCTGAAGTGAACGATAGGTCCACCAAAGGGAACAGCGACTATGTGTGGGCAATAAAGGATATCAGTTTTGAACTGAGGCAGGGAGAGGTGCTGGGCATAGTAGGTAAAAATGGCTCAGGCAAAAGCACCCTGCTGAAAATACTTTCAAAGGTCACAAAGCCCACCCGCGGAAACATAAAAATGAAAGGACGGGTAGCATCGCTGTTGGAGGTAGGTACCGGATTTAACCCGGATCTTACGGGCAGAGAGAATATCTTTCTCAATGGCGCCATACTCGGTATGTCTACAGCAGAGATCAAGGCCAAGTTTGATGAGATAGTAGACTTTTCGGGAGTGGAAAGATATATCGATACCCCGGTGAAGCGCTATAGCAGCGGTATGTATGTACGCCTGGCGTTTGCAGTGGCTGCGTTTCTTGAACCTGAGATACTGATCATTGACGAGGTGCTGGCTGTTGGCGATGTGGAGTTTCAGCGGAAGTGCCTGGGGAAGATGAAAGATGTAAGCAATAAGGAAGGCAGAACTGTTTTGTTTGTGAGCCACAATATGGGAGCAATAAAGGGTTTGTGCAAGTCCGGGCTATATCTTAAAAATGGCATGACTGAAAGAATGGGTGAGATAAATGAGGTGATCGATTATTTCCTGCAGAAGGATGGCGGCAGTTTTAATGACGTTGGTTGCCCGGTACGAGAGTTTGACGACAATGCTACGATTCCCATCCAGCTTAAAAAAGTATGGCTTACCGATATGTCGGGCAGAACCAGGAGCGACTTTGATGTGTTTGACCAGGTAATATGCAACGTAGAATATAAAGTAAGAGAAAAGGTGATGGGGGTGACGCCTATCATCAATGTGAACAGGGATGGACATGAACTGTTCAGATCGTTTGCATGTGACCTGGATGAAAATATCCTGGAAGGCCAGGAACCTGACGTTTACAGGTATTCAGTTAAGCTTCCTCTTCCGTTGAAGAAAGGTTTTTACCAGGTGAGTTTAGGGCTTGGCAAACTTCGCGTAAGAGATATTGACTTTGCTGATGACGCTTTGTCGTTTTTTGTGGATGAGTTGTCATTTGACCCAACAAACAAATCGTACACAGCAAACAGACCCGGAGTGGTACCTGCTCTTTTAAAATGGGAAAAAGTATGA
- a CDS encoding GumC family protein, with protein MEDNLSGKPFEKHETADNSITIKWFFSTLLGVWPWFLISIIVSLSVGQLYLRYTTPIYSTGAEIILGTGGSKSDAIALEGLGSLTSTNNKVSMDNELRLMRSKTMMKKVVTELNLNVRYLISGRLKTAELYSDRPFNFRVLLPEPDSLASYFNCTVEFAGKDHYILSDAGKQTKHRFGDTIVCSVGKVLVTSTGRPIINPSEKYQVLVTPIEDAAAKHVGGLSVVIPSKTSSAMTINVVDEIAQRGSDVVNKLIEVYIKENVNDKNRVANNTIAFIEDRLRDVSSDLSGIEGEIEGFKKSNELINISSEAEYLFSSSTAKEEKIQEKYIELEILKGVEKNINERKEMPGSTVVSDPSVMTFLDRLNSLELERTKLLQTTTESNPAAKALNNQIESARASVMSSILAKKKLLELTVSEYERQRGQLGYQIKGVPGKERVFLEYSRQQTIKQDLYLFLLKKREETAITKSTNVASARVIDPARPSGWPISPNRSKIMSISFFCGLLIPGLLLYMRRITNTRIISKVDIAKQTHAPLLGEIGHYDENQTVAVKANSRSPLAEQFRVMRTNLQFLLTDKNDKVILLTSTMSGEGKSFIAVNLASTFAISGKKVVLMEMDLRKPKISSNLGLDNSVGFSSYIIGKASLDDIIKPTEVSENLFVLPSGPIPPNPAELILMAKTDELFKELRERFDYIVIDTAPLGLVTDAQLLGRYADASLYVVRQAYTFKHQIQIPHEAYTQNKLPKMSLVVNDVKMNLGFLYGYGYGYGYGYGYGYGYGYGNGYGYGVYGNGYFQEEKKVSGIAKVLQKIKR; from the coding sequence ATGGAAGACAATTTATCCGGAAAACCGTTCGAGAAACACGAAACTGCAGACAACTCAATCACCATCAAATGGTTCTTCTCTACGCTGTTAGGAGTATGGCCATGGTTCTTGATCAGCATCATTGTTTCATTATCAGTAGGTCAGTTGTACCTGCGCTATACCACGCCGATATACAGCACAGGTGCTGAGATCATTCTTGGAACCGGGGGCAGCAAATCTGATGCGATAGCGCTGGAGGGTCTTGGTAGCCTGACCAGTACCAACAACAAGGTGTCGATGGACAACGAGCTGAGGTTAATGCGCAGCAAGACCATGATGAAAAAAGTGGTGACGGAGCTTAACCTCAACGTTCGTTACCTGATCTCGGGCAGGTTGAAAACAGCTGAATTGTATAGCGACAGGCCGTTCAACTTCCGTGTGCTGCTTCCTGAGCCGGATTCACTAGCCAGTTATTTTAACTGCACTGTTGAATTTGCGGGTAAAGACCACTATATCCTGTCTGATGCCGGGAAACAAACAAAGCACAGGTTTGGAGATACAATAGTTTGCTCGGTAGGAAAGGTGCTGGTAACGTCAACAGGACGCCCGATCATCAACCCTTCTGAAAAATACCAGGTACTGGTTACACCGATTGAGGATGCAGCTGCCAAACATGTTGGAGGACTTAGCGTGGTGATCCCATCTAAGACCTCGAGCGCGATGACGATAAATGTGGTTGATGAAATAGCGCAGCGGGGTTCTGACGTTGTCAACAAGCTTATCGAAGTATATATCAAAGAAAATGTCAACGACAAAAACCGTGTTGCCAACAACACCATAGCCTTTATTGAAGACCGCCTGAGAGATGTAAGTAGTGACCTTAGCGGCATTGAAGGCGAGATCGAAGGTTTTAAGAAAAGCAACGAGCTGATCAACATCAGCAGCGAGGCAGAATACCTGTTCAGTTCATCAACTGCAAAAGAAGAGAAGATTCAGGAAAAATACATTGAGCTGGAGATACTGAAAGGTGTAGAGAAGAACATAAATGAGCGTAAAGAAATGCCGGGCAGCACCGTAGTAAGCGATCCGTCTGTTATGACCTTCCTCGACAGGTTGAATAGCCTTGAGCTGGAAAGGACAAAACTGCTGCAAACAACTACAGAAAGCAACCCTGCTGCAAAAGCGCTGAATAACCAGATAGAAAGCGCACGTGCCAGCGTAATGAGCAGCATCTTGGCTAAGAAGAAACTGTTAGAACTGACGGTTAGTGAATACGAAAGGCAACGTGGCCAGCTTGGCTACCAGATCAAAGGTGTGCCGGGTAAAGAGCGTGTTTTTCTTGAATACTCGCGCCAACAGACCATTAAGCAGGACCTTTACCTTTTCCTGTTGAAAAAGAGGGAAGAAACGGCGATCACCAAATCAACCAATGTAGCAAGTGCAAGGGTTATCGACCCAGCCAGACCATCGGGTTGGCCAATATCACCAAACAGGTCAAAGATCATGTCGATCTCGTTCTTCTGCGGCTTGTTGATACCGGGCTTGTTGCTATACATGAGGCGTATTACCAACACAAGGATCATCAGCAAAGTAGACATAGCAAAGCAAACGCATGCTCCGTTGCTTGGTGAGATAGGCCACTACGACGAGAACCAGACGGTAGCTGTTAAAGCCAATAGCCGCAGCCCGCTTGCTGAGCAATTCAGGGTGATGCGTACCAACCTGCAATTCCTGCTGACAGATAAGAATGATAAGGTGATACTGCTGACATCGACCATGAGCGGTGAGGGTAAATCTTTCATCGCCGTAAATCTGGCGAGCACATTTGCGATCTCGGGTAAGAAGGTGGTGTTGATGGAAATGGATTTGCGTAAGCCAAAAATATCCAGCAACCTGGGTCTTGATAACAGCGTCGGTTTTTCGAGCTACATTATCGGCAAGGCTAGCCTTGATGATATTATCAAGCCCACTGAAGTTTCGGAAAACCTGTTTGTATTGCCTTCAGGTCCGATACCGCCAAACCCTGCAGAGCTGATCCTGATGGCGAAAACGGATGAGCTGTTTAAGGAACTGCGTGAACGATTTGATTATATAGTGATCGATACAGCGCCTCTGGGCCTGGTAACCGATGCTCAACTTCTTGGTAGATATGCTGACGCTTCTCTTTACGTAGTGCGCCAGGCTTATACCTTCAAACACCAGATACAGATACCACACGAGGCATACACTCAAAACAAGCTTCCGAAGATGTCGCTGGTTGTGAACGACGTGAAGATGAATCTTGGCTTCCTGTATGGCTACGGTTATGGCTATGGCTATGGTTATGGTTACGGCTACGGTTATGGCTACGGCAATGGTTACGGCTACGGAGTGTACGGCAACGGATATTTCCAGGAAGAGAAGAAGGTTTCCGGAATTGCGAAAGTGCTTCAGAAAATAAAACGCTAA
- a CDS encoding HAD family hydrolase, with translation MAIKAIIFDMDGVLIDAREWHYESLNKALGLFGAEISRYDHLVTFDGLPTKKKLEMLSLEGGFPVKLHQFVNDLKQQYTLEIIYAKCKPVFQHQFALSKLKSEGYKLAVCSNSVRKTVEIMMEKSGLSPYLEFYLSNQDVTKGKPDPEMYINAINKLGLKPEECLIVEDNENGVKAALASGAQLLKVEHTGDVHYYNIKRRINEVENA, from the coding sequence ATGGCAATCAAGGCTATTATATTCGATATGGATGGCGTGCTGATAGACGCCAGGGAGTGGCACTATGAATCGCTCAACAAAGCATTGGGTCTTTTTGGTGCAGAGATAAGCAGGTATGATCACCTGGTAACCTTTGATGGGCTACCCACCAAGAAGAAGCTGGAGATGCTGAGCCTTGAAGGTGGTTTTCCCGTAAAACTGCACCAGTTTGTGAACGACCTGAAACAGCAGTACACACTCGAGATCATTTATGCTAAATGCAAACCCGTATTTCAGCACCAGTTCGCTTTGTCGAAGCTAAAGTCTGAAGGTTATAAGCTTGCGGTTTGTTCTAATTCTGTGAGGAAGACGGTAGAGATCATGATGGAAAAATCGGGATTGTCGCCGTACCTGGAGTTTTACCTGTCGAACCAGGACGTAACCAAAGGCAAGCCCGATCCCGAAATGTACATAAACGCCATCAACAAACTGGGCCTGAAACCTGAAGAATGCCTGATAGTAGAGGATAATGAGAATGGCGTGAAAGCTGCTCTCGCCTCGGGCGCGCAGCTGTTGAAGGTTGAGCACACAGGCGATGTTCATTATTACAATATCAAGAGACGCATAAACGAAGTTGAAAATGCTTAA
- a CDS encoding ABC transporter permease has translation MLPQQEAVRIPDAEIEWDQVISGSKPTFSINFAEIWRYRDLLVLFVRRDVVTVYKQTVLGPAWFFVQPVLTSLIFAFVFGNLAGISTGGVPQLLFYLCGITIWNFFSDTLNSTSRTFTDNAGIFGKVYFPRMILPLSKAISGFFKFLIQFAFFLVVWAYYVFVEKSVSPNSWMLIAPFLVVLMALIGLALGIIITSMTTKYRDLVFLVGFGVQLLMYASPVIYPVASLPEKYQSLMWFNPLTSIFETFKYAFLGNGILSIQGLVYSTVCGIVLFVCGIFVFNKVEHTFVDTV, from the coding sequence ATGTTACCCCAACAGGAAGCCGTCCGCATACCGGATGCTGAAATAGAATGGGACCAGGTCATCTCAGGCAGCAAGCCGACATTTAGCATAAACTTTGCTGAAATATGGCGGTATAGGGATCTGCTGGTGTTATTCGTGAGGCGTGATGTGGTCACCGTCTACAAACAAACCGTACTTGGGCCGGCCTGGTTTTTTGTCCAGCCGGTACTTACCTCTCTGATCTTTGCGTTTGTATTTGGCAACCTCGCTGGCATATCAACCGGTGGTGTACCTCAGCTATTATTTTACTTGTGTGGCATTACGATCTGGAACTTTTTTTCAGATACGCTGAACTCTACCTCCCGAACGTTTACTGACAACGCCGGAATCTTCGGTAAGGTATATTTTCCGCGCATGATCCTTCCGCTGTCGAAGGCGATCTCCGGTTTCTTCAAATTTTTGATACAGTTTGCGTTTTTCCTGGTTGTCTGGGCATACTATGTATTTGTCGAGAAATCTGTGAGTCCTAACAGCTGGATGCTGATCGCGCCGTTCCTGGTCGTGTTGATGGCGCTGATAGGCCTTGCCCTCGGTATCATCATTACGTCTATGACAACGAAGTACAGGGATCTTGTATTCCTGGTAGGGTTCGGTGTGCAACTGCTTATGTATGCCTCGCCGGTCATCTACCCGGTGGCATCGCTGCCTGAGAAATACCAGTCGCTAATGTGGTTCAACCCACTGACCTCGATATTTGAAACTTTCAAGTATGCCTTCCTTGGCAACGGGATCCTCTCTATCCAGGGGTTGGTATATAGTACTGTTTGCGGTATCGTGTTGTTTGTGTGTGGTATATTTGTTTTCAACAAGGTGGAACACACGTTTGTTGATACAGTCTAA
- a CDS encoding polysaccharide ABC transporter ATP-binding protein produces MSKVVIKVEDLSKQYRLGSVGTGYLKDDISRYWSKLRGKDDPFLKIGEANDRTTRGDSEYVWAIKNVNFDVNQGEVLGVVGRNGAGKSTLLKLLSRVTKPTSGSIKIKGRIASLLEVGTGFHPDLTGRENIFLNGAILGMTKAEIAAKFDEIVAFAGVERYIDTPVKRYSSGMYVRLAFAVAAHLQPEILIVDEVLAVGDAEFQKKCIGKMRDVSHNEGRTVIFVSHNMQAVSNLCDRCLLIEQGSVAATGRPDEIITRYLAAGGEMTEFTEWQGNEGDENGALLATWVRSLANDGVFDTSSEFEVGVKVQLHRDIEGLILGFWIYSQEDSAPLAYILYDDAEDGVPPLVKSGVFEKRFIVPANLLSFGNYKIKFDFGIHNIKAIGREGTGSLSLRMHNYKGGGRRFNVGEHRHYSGLFRPMVKVV; encoded by the coding sequence ATGAGTAAAGTGGTCATTAAAGTAGAAGATCTATCCAAACAGTATAGATTGGGCAGTGTTGGTACTGGCTATTTGAAAGACGACATAAGCAGATACTGGTCGAAGCTGAGAGGCAAAGACGATCCCTTTTTAAAGATCGGTGAAGCAAATGACCGCACCACGAGAGGAGATAGTGAATACGTGTGGGCGATCAAAAATGTGAACTTTGATGTAAACCAGGGAGAAGTACTTGGTGTTGTAGGTCGCAATGGTGCTGGCAAAAGCACATTGCTCAAATTGCTGTCGAGGGTCACGAAGCCAACAAGTGGTAGCATTAAGATCAAAGGTCGTATTGCATCGCTGCTGGAAGTGGGTACGGGATTTCATCCGGACCTGACTGGTCGCGAGAACATTTTTTTGAATGGTGCCATACTTGGTATGACCAAGGCGGAAATAGCAGCGAAGTTTGACGAGATAGTTGCTTTTGCTGGTGTTGAACGGTATATAGATACTCCTGTTAAAAGATACAGCAGTGGCATGTATGTGCGGCTGGCTTTTGCAGTAGCGGCCCACTTGCAACCAGAGATATTGATCGTGGACGAAGTGCTGGCGGTAGGTGATGCTGAATTTCAGAAGAAGTGCATCGGAAAGATGCGCGATGTAAGCCATAACGAAGGCAGAACTGTAATATTTGTAAGCCATAACATGCAGGCGGTTTCTAACCTTTGCGATAGGTGCTTGCTTATAGAGCAGGGATCGGTGGCAGCGACAGGAAGGCCCGACGAGATCATCACCCGTTACCTGGCTGCCGGGGGAGAGATGACTGAATTCACGGAGTGGCAAGGAAATGAAGGCGATGAAAATGGCGCTTTGCTGGCCACGTGGGTACGTAGCCTCGCAAACGATGGTGTTTTTGACACATCGTCAGAATTCGAAGTAGGCGTAAAAGTGCAATTGCATAGAGATATTGAAGGGCTGATACTTGGCTTTTGGATATACTCACAGGAAGACTCGGCGCCTCTTGCATATATTCTTTACGATGATGCCGAAGATGGAGTGCCGCCGCTAGTAAAAAGTGGTGTTTTTGAAAAGCGCTTTATCGTTCCGGCAAACTTGTTGTCTTTCGGGAATTACAAGATCAAGTTTGATTTCGGTATTCACAATATTAAAGCAATTGGAAGGGAAGGAACCGGCTCGTTGTCGTTGAGAATGCACAACTACAAAGGAGGGGGAAGACGTTTTAATGTTGGTGAACACAGACACTATTCAGGTCTGTTCAGACCGATGGTGAAGGTTGTGTAG
- a CDS encoding WavE lipopolysaccharide synthesis family protein, with the protein MLSSDFSVVIQGPVIGKPGEPEVNQRTKQAIESVKKVLPEAEIIISTWEGTDVSHLDYDKVVFNADPGAITYNDHELKNVYNNNNRQIVSTYNGLKQATRKYAMKLRGDCTLLHSGFMVFLNGFLIKSRYSFFKHRILVPTIYSRNPRKVPLLYHVSDIFQVGFTEDMLDLWNIPLQPEPETTRAYSYDTRFYTDPFRFNGYKMRYAAEQYIWNAFTKKKGLNLDLAYYSQVPISKIYKAEFSIVSNFIIATPDQIGLQLSGTKVDDITRWELYTFEEWNQLYVKYCVEPTSLLKKLRLHVWYRMVVTYEVVKKSIKFT; encoded by the coding sequence ATGCTATCTAGTGATTTTTCGGTAGTTATTCAAGGTCCTGTGATCGGTAAGCCCGGCGAGCCCGAGGTAAACCAGAGAACGAAGCAGGCCATTGAAAGTGTGAAGAAGGTGCTGCCCGAAGCTGAAATAATCATTTCAACCTGGGAAGGAACCGATGTGAGCCACCTGGACTACGACAAGGTGGTATTCAATGCGGATCCCGGCGCGATCACGTACAACGATCATGAACTGAAAAATGTTTATAACAATAACAACAGGCAGATCGTATCGACGTACAACGGCCTGAAGCAGGCAACGCGCAAATATGCGATGAAGCTGCGCGGCGATTGCACCCTGTTGCATTCGGGGTTTATGGTCTTCCTTAATGGATTCCTGATCAAGTCGAGGTATAGCTTTTTTAAGCACCGGATATTGGTTCCAACTATCTATTCGCGCAACCCGCGGAAGGTACCGCTGCTATACCATGTGAGCGATATCTTCCAGGTAGGGTTTACAGAGGACATGCTGGACCTGTGGAATATACCGTTGCAGCCAGAGCCTGAAACTACAAGGGCATATAGCTACGATACTCGTTTTTACACGGACCCGTTCCGCTTCAACGGATATAAGATGCGGTATGCCGCAGAGCAGTATATCTGGAATGCGTTTACTAAAAAGAAGGGGCTGAACCTGGATCTTGCCTATTATTCGCAAGTGCCGATAAGTAAGATCTACAAGGCTGAATTTTCGATCGTCAGCAATTTTATTATCGCTACCCCAGACCAGATAGGCTTGCAGTTATCAGGAACGAAGGTTGATGATATAACCAGGTGGGAACTGTACACTTTTGAAGAATGGAACCAGCTGTACGTGAAATACTGTGTTGAGCCAACCAGCTTATTGAAAAAGCTTAGGCTTCATGTATGGTACCGTATGGTGGTAACGTATGAAGTTGTAAAGAAGTCGATCAAATTTACTTAG
- a CDS encoding glycosyltransferase family 2 protein yields the protein MINIVIPMAGEGSRFVKAGFAKPKPFIDVEGKPMIARVMENLNCRDARYILIGRKQHLEQEAELVAEISERYNATFIGIDKLTEGTACTVLFAREHINNEAPLLIANSDQLVDCSIQQFVDDCLDKKLDGSILTFRDPELNPKWSFARLNENELVVEVQEKKAISEFATVGIYLFSKGSTFMNAAVDMIINNDRVNNEFYTCPVYNYAIKNGQQIGIHNINFEQMHGLGTPEDLKLYQEISQNAI from the coding sequence ATGATCAACATCGTGATACCAATGGCCGGCGAAGGCAGCCGCTTTGTGAAAGCAGGCTTTGCCAAACCGAAACCTTTTATTGATGTAGAGGGAAAGCCGATGATAGCGCGCGTAATGGAGAACCTGAATTGCAGGGATGCACGTTATATCCTCATCGGCCGCAAACAACACCTGGAGCAGGAAGCAGAACTGGTAGCTGAAATATCAGAGCGCTACAATGCGACCTTCATAGGTATTGACAAGTTAACAGAGGGAACAGCCTGCACTGTGCTTTTTGCCCGTGAACACATCAATAACGAGGCGCCGCTGCTGATCGCTAATTCAGACCAGCTGGTAGATTGCTCTATCCAGCAGTTTGTGGATGATTGCCTGGATAAGAAGCTGGATGGTTCTATTCTCACGTTCCGCGATCCGGAGCTGAACCCTAAATGGTCGTTCGCAAGGCTGAATGAAAATGAGCTGGTGGTTGAAGTGCAGGAGAAAAAAGCTATCTCTGAATTTGCTACGGTAGGCATATACCTGTTCTCAAAAGGTTCTACGTTTATGAACGCCGCGGTAGACATGATCATCAACAACGACCGTGTAAATAATGAGTTCTATACCTGCCCGGTATATAACTATGCCATTAAGAACGGTCAGCAAATAGGTATTCACAATATCAACTTTGAACAGATGCATGGTTTAGGTACTCCAGAAGACCTGAAGCTGTATCAGGAAATATCTCAAAATGCTATCTAG
- a CDS encoding acyltransferase family protein produces MSKIVSIQLLRAVACVLVLLIHLSLFVPNTLFGGAIGVDLFFLISGYIIASSIDNMRQKDRALNFAVNRFSRVVPYYYLMTVVLVAAAYFFTGAFDRNKFILSLLFYPQSGDPSIMPGWSLNHEIFFYLFMTLMLVVQRGKVNHWLNIGAFTLLVATAATLPVDNYFVSFVGTSINITFAIGYVIYLLRDRIVPRFASNGLLLISVVLFLATIMFSLDFNQNYQDAYKRESIFFFGFLVPIPRVLGWGIPSAFLFLTILAKENALTKPNRLVMKIGDASYTVYLIQGLMMLLLSLIQPVSVWLLVVTLFATLGASVLLYGLESNVAKFSKRVLSWGLVKQPKIVGSSSNALEVK; encoded by the coding sequence ATGTCTAAGATTGTTTCCATACAATTACTTAGAGCAGTTGCCTGTGTTTTGGTGTTACTGATTCACTTATCATTGTTTGTTCCCAATACGTTATTTGGCGGGGCGATCGGGGTGGATTTGTTCTTCTTAATCTCTGGATATATTATCGCGTCGTCTATCGACAATATGAGACAAAAGGACAGAGCGCTCAATTTTGCTGTTAACCGCTTTAGTCGCGTCGTTCCTTATTACTATTTGATGACGGTTGTATTAGTTGCAGCTGCATATTTCTTTACCGGTGCTTTTGATCGGAACAAGTTCATTTTGTCCTTACTATTCTATCCGCAGTCTGGTGATCCGTCAATTATGCCCGGCTGGTCTTTAAATCATGAAATATTTTTCTACCTGTTCATGACGTTGATGCTGGTAGTACAAAGGGGTAAAGTGAACCACTGGTTAAATATTGGCGCTTTCACTTTACTTGTAGCTACAGCCGCAACATTGCCTGTTGACAATTACTTTGTGTCTTTTGTTGGCACTTCTATAAATATCACTTTCGCGATTGGTTATGTTATTTACTTACTTCGGGATAGGATAGTGCCTCGCTTTGCCAGTAATGGGCTTCTGTTAATAAGTGTTGTTTTATTCCTGGCTACCATTATGTTCTCTTTAGATTTTAATCAGAACTATCAGGATGCTTATAAAAGGGAATCAATTTTCTTTTTCGGATTTTTGGTTCCTATACCAAGGGTGTTAGGTTGGGGAATACCGTCAGCTTTTCTGTTTCTAACAATTTTGGCAAAAGAAAACGCCTTAACCAAACCCAATAGATTGGTAATGAAGATTGGGGACGCATCATACACTGTTTACCTTATTCAAGGGCTTATGATGCTTTTATTGTCGCTCATTCAACCTGTTTCCGTGTGGTTATTGGTGGTGACACTTTTCGCCACACTTGGCGCTTCGGTTTTGTTATATGGGCTGGAAAGTAACGTCGCGAAATTTAGTAAAAGGGTATTGAGTTGGGGGCTTGTCAAACAGCCCAAAATAGTTGGAAGCTCAAGCAACGCGCTTGAGGTGAAATAA
- a CDS encoding cupin domain-containing protein — MEHYKLDDMFKGWFIGNFEPTLQSTNDVEVGVKKYKAGDAEGFHHHKIATEFTVILNGEVEMSGKRFTDGDIIKITPGTSTDFKAITDVTTVVVKIPGANNDKYIDQ, encoded by the coding sequence ATGGAGCACTACAAGCTTGACGATATGTTCAAAGGATGGTTCATCGGCAATTTTGAACCCACCTTGCAAAGCACGAATGACGTAGAAGTAGGAGTGAAGAAATACAAGGCCGGCGATGCTGAAGGTTTTCATCATCATAAAATAGCTACTGAATTTACCGTGATACTGAATGGCGAAGTAGAAATGAGCGGTAAACGTTTTACAGACGGTGACATCATTAAAATAACTCCCGGTACATCTACCGACTTTAAGGCGATAACAGATGTGACCACTGTGGTGGTAAAAATACCGGGCGCCAATAACGATAAATACATAGACCAATGA